A stretch of Alkalicella caledoniensis DNA encodes these proteins:
- the thrS gene encoding threonine--tRNA ligase — translation MTVKISLKDGSVREIEGGSSVLDVAKSISGRLAKEAMAGIIDGKVVDLRTPITNDCELSILKFEDEGGKETFRHTSAHILAQAVKRLYPNAKLAIGPAIDRGFYYDFDVEKPFRPEELEKIEKEMAKIVSEKQGIERFELPKDEAIAFCKQQGEDYKVELIEELPEGEVISFYKQGEFTDLCAGPHLLSTEGVKGIKLLSATGAYWRGDEKNKMLQRIYGVTFPKKSHLEEHLAMLEEAKKRDHNKVGRELELFTSVDVIGQGLPLMMPKGAKVLQILQRFVEDEEESRGYQLTKTPLMAKSDLYKISGHWNLYREGMFVIPEGEEEDNALALRPMTCPFQFYVYKQKQRSYRDLPMRLAETSTLFRNESSGEMHGLIRVRQFTISEGHLMVTPEQLEDEFKGVVDLINYMMTTLGIIDDVSYRFSKWDPNNKSKYVGDPEQWEQTQDTMRDILDSLGLEYVEADGEAAFYGPKLDIQFKNVHGKEDSIITVQIDFSLAERFDMTYIAKDGEKKRPIIIHRTSIGCYERTLAMLIEKYAGKFPTWLAPVQVKVLPISDRFMDYAKDVEKSLKRSGFRVELDDRAEKIGYKIREAQLEKVPYMLIVGEKEVEDNLVAVRSRTAGDLGQMSIEDYKNIIRKEVEDRVLNYQ, via the coding sequence ATGACTGTCAAAATTAGTTTGAAAGATGGATCAGTAAGGGAGATTGAAGGGGGATCAAGTGTTTTAGATGTCGCAAAATCTATCAGTGGCCGTTTAGCTAAAGAAGCTATGGCTGGAATTATCGATGGAAAAGTGGTGGACCTACGTACACCAATTACAAATGATTGTGAGCTAAGTATTTTGAAATTCGAAGATGAAGGTGGAAAAGAGACCTTTAGACATACATCAGCACATATTTTAGCACAAGCCGTTAAAAGGCTTTATCCAAATGCCAAGCTTGCAATAGGGCCAGCAATAGACCGTGGGTTCTACTATGACTTTGATGTGGAAAAACCCTTTAGGCCAGAAGAACTTGAGAAAATCGAAAAAGAAATGGCGAAAATAGTAAGTGAGAAACAAGGGATTGAGCGCTTTGAGCTACCTAAGGATGAGGCCATTGCTTTTTGTAAACAACAGGGAGAAGACTATAAGGTTGAACTTATCGAAGAACTACCTGAAGGTGAAGTTATAAGCTTTTATAAGCAAGGTGAATTTACTGACCTTTGTGCAGGTCCCCATTTATTGTCAACTGAAGGAGTAAAAGGTATTAAACTTCTAAGCGCAACAGGTGCATACTGGCGCGGGGATGAGAAAAACAAGATGCTTCAAAGGATATATGGTGTAACTTTCCCTAAAAAGTCTCACTTAGAAGAGCATCTGGCAATGTTAGAGGAAGCTAAAAAACGTGACCACAATAAGGTTGGCCGTGAACTTGAGTTGTTTACTTCAGTAGACGTTATAGGTCAAGGACTTCCACTTATGATGCCAAAGGGTGCAAAGGTACTTCAAATTTTACAGCGTTTTGTGGAAGATGAAGAAGAGTCAAGGGGTTATCAGTTAACTAAGACTCCACTAATGGCAAAATCAGATTTATACAAGATATCTGGTCACTGGAACCTATACCGTGAAGGTATGTTTGTAATTCCAGAGGGTGAAGAGGAAGATAATGCTTTAGCACTTAGACCTATGACTTGCCCATTCCAGTTCTATGTTTATAAGCAAAAACAAAGAAGTTATCGTGATCTTCCAATGAGGTTAGCAGAGACTTCCACACTGTTTAGAAATGAGTCATCAGGAGAGATGCATGGACTTATACGTGTAAGGCAGTTTACCATATCTGAAGGCCATTTAATGGTGACTCCAGAACAACTAGAAGACGAATTCAAAGGTGTTGTAGATTTAATCAATTATATGATGACTACACTAGGTATTATTGATGACGTTTCCTACCGCTTCTCAAAGTGGGATCCAAACAATAAGTCCAAATATGTTGGCGATCCTGAGCAGTGGGAACAAACTCAAGATACCATGCGTGACATTTTAGATAGCCTTGGATTAGAATATGTCGAAGCAGATGGAGAAGCGGCTTTCTACGGTCCAAAACTAGATATCCAATTCAAAAATGTGCATGGTAAGGAAGACTCAATTATTACTGTTCAAATCGATTTTTCTTTAGCAGAACGCTTTGACATGACATATATAGCTAAAGATGGCGAGAAGAAGCGTCCTATCATAATCCATAGAACTTCAATAGGGTGTTATGAAAGAACTCTTGCTATGCTTATTGAAAAATATGCAGGTAAATTTCCAACATGGTTAGCTCCTGTTCAAGTTAAAGTACTACCTATATCAGACCGCTTCATGGACTATGCTAAAGATGTAGAAAAATCCCTAAAACGTTCTGGATTCAGAGTAGAGCTTGACGATAGGGCAGAAAAAATCGGATACAAGATCCGCGAAGCCCAGCTTGAAAAAGTACCATACATGTTAATCGTTGGTGAAAAAGAAGTAGAAGACAACCTAGTAGCAGTTAGAAGCCGTACAGCTGGTGATCTAGGGCAAATGTCCATAGAGGACTACAAGAATATCATCAGAAAAGAAGTTGAAGATAGAGTTTTAAACTATCAATAA